From Acanthopagrus latus isolate v.2019 chromosome 22, fAcaLat1.1, whole genome shotgun sequence, the proteins below share one genomic window:
- the LOC119012995 gene encoding uncharacterized protein LOC119012995 isoform X2: protein MVTESTMSAFRGIQTCLLLLHLTAVTGRYTSFVVRDGDGVTLPCENATYNQNGCEHTSWLFSGAGNTSPVELVTLGQVGERARAKSDQLGVEENCALVLKKVKVEDVGRYSCRQVNESRQQQGPDAHVYLSVIIRSEHEDGDMVTLSCSVTTYGWCTQRVKWLFKGQGITDVRTRQAYCSTSVTFKTFHYIHTSGPGSLACEATDVYTGRVQVFTFGPQSSGEDVTTVRTTEESPESASAADDATFQDISILS from the exons ATGGTGACAGAGAGCACAATGTCTGCATTCAGAGGGATTCAAacgtgtctgctgctgcttcatttgACAG ctgtAACTGGACGGTACACATCCTTTGTTGTCAGAGATGGAGACGGCGTCACTTTGCCTTGTGAGAACGCGACGTACAACCAGAATGGATGTGAACATACAAGCTGGCTCTTCAGCGGCGCAGGCAACACATCGCCAGTAGAGCTGGTCACACTCGGGCAGGTTGGTGAACGTGCCAGAGCCAAATCAGACCAATTGGGCGTTGAAGAGAACTGTGCTCTGGTTCTAAAGAAGGTCAAAGTCGAGGATGTCGGTCGTTACAGCTGCAGACAGGTCAACGAATCTAGACAACAACAGGGTCCAGACGCCcatgtctatctgtctgttatTATCA GGTCTGAACATGAGGACGGTGATATGGTGACTCTTTCCTGCTCTGTGACGACATATGGATGGTGCACACAGAGAGTGAAGTGGCTGTTTAAGGGTCAAGGCATCACAGATGTGAGGACGAGGCAGGCCTACTGCTCCACCAGTGTGACCTTTAAGACCTTTCATTACATTCACACATCAGGGCCCGGATCACTTGCGTGTGAGGCCACTGATGTTTACACTGGAAGAGTGCAGGTGTTTACCTTTGGCCCTCAGTCCTCAG GTGAGGATGTGACAACAGTGAGAACAACGGAAGAGAGTCCAGAATCAGCTTCTGCAGCTGACGATGCAACATTTCAAG